A window of Diadema setosum chromosome 2, eeDiaSeto1, whole genome shotgun sequence contains these coding sequences:
- the LOC140246084 gene encoding kelch domain-containing protein 10-like has translation MFHRSRFPPPSARTCVIETLGSEDWRPHERSGHCCATDGANLYVFGGYHPEVHVSTPGIQDITHYNHIFTDLWCYNLSLRKWMKLETTGEPPQQTASMSMLLSGNTLILFGGTIHPWGIVSNDQIYTLHLGERKWRVMNCTGSIPGKYGQAMVMHQAILYVFGGCQRLSEEEHFFDSQLFQLDMRTKEWSTLLTSDHREDATLAHNRGMYRHGLAFHDNKLYVIGSSWEELWHMLYFEKIHVFNLETMRWSWEPTIPSEESSSPQRRAYHSCVQWKSEVYMCGGHDHQQVLDDIWCLHLPELRWQKIHTTLPQKTFFHAAAITETKCMYLFGGVKDLDERVRTSIVQRVWLDIPSLSELCWHQVLSQSPNLSTMSREQLVTLGIPRTFIERLSPIR, from the exons ATGTTTCACAGATCTAGATTTCCGCCTCCATCTGCTCGTACATGTGTTATTGAGACACTAGGAAGTGAAG ATTGGAGACCCCATGAGAGGAGTGGCCATTGCTGTGCCACTGATGGCGCCAACCTGTATGTTTTCGGAGGCTACCATCCAGAGGTTCATGTCTCTACACCTGGCATCCAAGATATCACCCACTACAACCATATATTCACTGAT TTATGGTGCTATAACCTATCCCTGAGGAAATGGATGAAGTTGGAGACAACAGGCGAACCTCCTCAGCAAACAGCATCAATGTCAA TGCTCCTGAGCGGGAACACCTTGATTCTGTTTGGAGGCACCATCCACCCCTGGGGCATAGTGAGCAATGACCAAATCTACACACTCCATCTCGGCGAGCGGAAATGGAGAGTGATGAATTGCACTGGTTCCATCCCTGGGAAGTACGGCCAG GCAATGGTGATGCATCAGGCTATACTTTATGTCTTTGGGGGCTGCCAGCGACTGTCAGAGGAAGAGCACTTCTTTGACTCACAGCTCTTCCAGCTGGACATGCGGACAAAGGAGTGGTCAACTCTCCTGACCAGTGACCACAGGGAAGATGCCACCTTGGCCCATAATCGAGGCATGTATCGTCATGGTCTGGCCTTCCATGACAACAAGCTCTACGTCATCGGCAGCAGCTGGGAAGAGCTCTGGCATATGCTCTACTTTGAAAAG ATCCATGTCTTTAACCTGGAGACAATGCGATGGTCTTGGGAGCCAACGATACCATCAGAAGAGAGCAGCTCACCTCAGAGAAGGGCATACCACAGCTGTGTCCAGTGGAAGTCAG AAGTCTACATGTGTGGAGGCCATGATCACCAGCAGGTCCTAGATGACATTTGGTGTCTTCATCTACCAGAACTGAGATGGCAGAAGATCCACACCACCCTACCACAAAAAACTTTCTTTCATGCAGCTGCAATAACTGAA ACCAAATGTATGTACCTCTTTGGCGGGGTAAAGGACCTCGACGAGCGAGTACGGACATCCATCGTCCAGAGGGTGTGGCTGGACATCCCATCCCTGTCCGAACTATGCTGGCACCAAGTCCTGTCCCAAAGTCCAAACCTCAGTACCATGTCCAGAGAGCAACTGGTCACCTTAGGGATTCCCCGTACTTTCATTGAGAGGCTGAGTCCAATCAGATGA